A stretch of the Rosa rugosa chromosome 5, drRosRugo1.1, whole genome shotgun sequence genome encodes the following:
- the LOC133708130 gene encoding uncharacterized protein LOC133708130 has protein sequence MEVMIDTLVICGCLVFGGSVIKRLLCSRPRPRPRPWETLPDDVMEMVVRHLSVRDRIRLSSVCKSWNTVPMRRDIPSAPHQLPWLILPQCCHKSLTFYDLYDGKVGKLDLPEPVQGGWFQGSSKGWMIMVMEKDLDSTMFLVNPISGAQHQLPSLSTVPSFQNFVETTRWKHYGASLFSYCLVLSTSDITSEQCMIAAFFGDAETLCLCRPGDTSWSICEVLDANEVIIDLLFSSGKLYALVLSHDKEGFMSAPRTLSCGGHAVELYLVYDIMPRFSDQNEVYGDYIVQLKASLDSHLIDSATNGEIYLIHQMQDKFMKLSDDENPEDGGGGGNEEDDYVEGRDDDNDSDNEEHDNLEDNEDGGDDIHDMDDDNEEHDNLEDNEDGGNGITRVEEEDRDLNVILRTSAFYVYKLHPKEKKIVSARCLEDQLLFLSGAGQLSLPAREINKLEGNCIYFATNNQSTFHQREYITRELGIFNLDDRRVQRSFPSVRVSVRSRLSWFNPIL, from the coding sequence ATGGAGGTGATGATTGATACTCTGGTAATTTGCGGTTGCTTAGTGTTTGGTGGTAGTGTGATCAAAAGACTACTCTGTAGCAGACCCAGACCCAGACCCAGACCCTGGGAGACATTACCTGACGATGTCATGGAGATGGTTGTGCGGCACCTGAGTGTACGTGATCGTATACGATTAAGCAGTGTTTGCAAGTCTTGGAACACCGTTCCTATGCGCAGAGATATCCCTAGTGCTCCACATCAACTCCCCTGGTTAATACTTCCTCAATGTTGCCATAAGAGCTTGACCTTTTACGACCTCTATGACGGCAAAGTTGGCAAGTTGGACCTGCCTGAACCAGTTCAAGGAGGGTGGTTTCAAGGATCTTCTAAAGGTTGGATGATCATGGTCATGGAAAAAGATCTAGATTCTACAATGTTTCTAGTAAATCCCATTTCAGGAGCCCAACACCAACTTCCATCTTTGAGCACGGTTCCATCTTTCCAAAATTTTGTAGAAACGACCAGATGGAAACACTATGGTGCCTCCCTTTTCAGCTATTGCCTTGTGCTGTCCACCTCGGATATCACTTCAGAGCAATGTATGATAGCAGCTTTCTTTGGAGACGCTGAAACATTGTGTTTGTGCAGACCTGGAGACACAAGTTGGAGTATTTGCGAGGTACTAGATGCTAATGAGGTCATTAttgatttattgttttcttcTGGCAAGCTATATGCCTTGGTTCTTAGTCATGATAAGGAAGGCTTTATGTCAGCTCCTCGTACTTTAAGTTGTGGAGGTCATGCCGTGGAATTATATCTGGTCTATGATATAATGCCAAGATTCAGTGACCAGAATGAAGTATATGGGGACTATATAGTCCAATTAAAAGCTTCACTAGACTCGCATTTGATAGACTCAGCAACCAATGGTGAAATATATTTGATCCATCAAATGCAAGATAAATTTATGAAATTGTCTGACGACGAGAACCCCGAGgatggtggcggtggaggaAATGAGGAGGATGATTATGTTGAAGGCAGGGATGATGACAATGACTCTGACAATGAGGAACATGACAACTTGGAAGATAATGAGGATGGAGGAGATGATATCCATGACATGGATGATGACAATGAGGAACATGACAACTTGGAAGATAATGAGGATGGAGGAAATGGTATCACTAGAGTTGAGGAAGAAGACCGTGACCTTAATGTAATTTTGAGGACAAGTGCTTTTTATGTTTACAAGCTTCAcccaaaggagaagaagattgtTAGTGCACGGTGCCTGGAGGATCAACTATTGTTTTTGTCGGGCGCGGGTCAATTGTCCCTTCCTGCAAGAGAGATCAACAAGTTGGAAGGAAATTGTATTTATTTTGCAACAAATAATCAATCGACTTTCCATCAGCGAGAATATATAACTCGAGAGCTTGGCATATTCAACTTGGATGATAGAAGAGTTCAGCGATCTTTCCCAAGCGTTAGGGTGTCGGTACGCTCTCGACTTAGTTGGTTTAATCCGATTTTATAG
- the LOC133711825 gene encoding NADPH-dependent oxidoreductase 2-alkenal reductase-like yields MVEVRNKQVILKKYVSAGLPKESDMAVVTTTTKLKLPEGSGGVLVKNLYFSCDPYMRGQERTCFLCRSLQPQQAYQQFKGIFIIYWNFFLRYKLWNSYLRAVMECDMKAVSKGNKSKVEVLETCLQQMKACFLDVSLSNRSGGDEQHASGEFIRRCGLCHEADMVLRKNQVDLLEKKFGFDEKAGKMGHKRGGLVSMHKFGLWEISEGFTLQYFHNRAIEQWMQSCRRQLLVLSSCTAFLIMAFST; encoded by the exons ATGGTGGAAGTGAGGAACAAGCAGGTGATATTGAAGAAGTATGTGTCGGCCGGGCTCCCAAAAGAATCTGACATGGCCGTTGTCACTACCACCACCAAACTGAAGCTTCCAGAAGGCTCCGGCGGGGTTCTGGTGAAGAACCTCTACTTTTCCTGCGATCCTTACATGAGAGGCCAAGAGCGAACCTGCTTCTTATGTCGATCCCTTCAACCCCAGCAAG CGTATCAGCAGTTTAAGGGAATCTTTATTATTTACTGGAACTTTTTTCTTAGGTATAAACTCTGGAATTCCTACCTTAGAGCTGTTATGGAGTGTGACATGAAAGCAGTTAGCAAAGGTAATAAGAGCAAAGTTGAAGTTTTGGAGACTTGCTTGCAGCAAATGAAAGCCTGCTTCCTTGATGTAAGCTT ATCAAATAGATCTGGTGGAGATGAGCAGCATGCATCTGGAGAGTTCATTCGGCGATGTGGACTCTGCCATGAAGCAGATATGGTGCTTAGGAAAAATCAG GTTGATTTGCTGGAGAAGAAGTTTGGCTTTGATGAGAAAGCCGGTAAAATGGGTCACAAAAGAGGTGGACTTGTTAGCATGCACAAGTTTGGTTTATGGGAAATAAGTGAAGGTTTCACTCTTCAATACTTTCACAACAGAGCAATCGAACAGTGGATGCAGTCATGCAGACGACAACTTTTAGTCCTCTCCAGTTGCACTGCTTTTCTTATAATGGCATTTTCTACTTGA
- the LOC133708129 gene encoding uncharacterized protein LOC133708129, producing the protein MEHQRDRASSSINCPPLFDGEDYSQWKIMMRAFLYSQDENMWNIVEIGWEHPTMAEDSKKEEVSSARIPKPRKEWTKEEVRDRNCDFKARNSLFIALSKKERMRISHCDTAKQAWDLLQVTYEGNKKVRGQKLQRLVLEFENMSMTEDESIDDFHARLLNVTSQCRSLDDPFEEHRIVKKFLRSLPSKFQAKQIAIEEAQDLDTYTLDELVGNLKTFEMRLKPDKKVKDVAFSSINDKDDIVDDSMDLTLLTKEFKKFLNDKNSFGNTSRNFSDTKRGQEFENRFDKNSKFAKFAQKKSFPDKPKCYECGGIGHIAANCGNRRYNSRGDKALKSTWSDSDEGSQSDSEEVNLALTSSLNIDLSDESDIEVEAFDEETNEKCKQLYNASKIVLKKNFKLKEEIESLRKEKNESELNFDSCLKEWEEERTDLVDKIKVLQGEVKSQDWDKEHDDLINKIKILQVEVKAQSTLNISLTFENEKLQDELSKVKESFNKFSIGSEKVSRMIGFGKAHSNKEGLGYEGESCKPLTFVKSLDCENSLGQSQTLNDNDSDTKLPRRSKPNLDFQTHQRVAQVSSNKHTCVHQPRYVHNSKRFIPTCHHCGKIGHIRPRCNLLRRESQKCRKQKELSSTASLQAELKEHLKLINRIAVRIAIPKEQNLKQKQIWIKKGSNNCLSAHMDKLDNMFELASVPIKHKLADSVTKSLDTARFESLRSDIGGCSKY; encoded by the coding sequence ATGGAACATCAACGTGACAGAGCCTCCAGCTCCATTAACTGTCCACCATTATTTGATGGAGAAGATTACTCAcaatggaagattatgatgaGGGCATTTCTCTACTCTCAAGATGAAAATATGTGGAATATAGTAGAAATTGGTTGGGAACATCCAACCATGGCAGAAGACTCCAAGAAAGAAGAAGTGAGTTCTGCAAGAATTCCTAAGCCTAGAAAGGAATGGACAAAGGAGGAGGTTCGTGACAGAAATTGTGATTTCAAGGCACGAAATTCATTATTCATAGCTCTATCCAAGAAGGAGAGAATGAGAATCAGCCACTGTGACACTGCCAAACAAGCATGGGATCTTCTCCAAGTCACCTATGAAGGTAATAAAAAGGTTAGAGGGCAGAAACTTCAACGACTAGTTTTGGAATTTGAGAATATGTCAATGACTGAAGATGAATCAATCGACGACTTTCATGCTCGGCTTCTCAATGTAACAAGTCAATGTCGGAGCTTGGATGATCCATTTGAGGAGCACCGAATTGTCAAGAAGTTTCTTAGATCTCTTCCTTCAAAATTCCAGGCCAAACAGATTGCCATTGAGGAGGCTCAGGATCTAGATACCTACACTCTTGACGAACTGGTGGGAAATCTCAAAACTTTTGAGATGAGACTCAAACCGGATAAAAAGGTAAAAGATGTTGCTTTTTCTTCCATTAATGATAAAGATGATATTGTTGATGATTCTATGGATTTAACTTTGTTGACAAAAGAGTTTAAAAAATTTCTGAATGATAAAAACTCATTTGGAAACACCTCAAGAAACTTTTCTGACACAAAGAGAGGTCAAGAATTTGAGAATCGTTTTGATAAAAATTCAAAGTTTGCCAAATTTGCTCAAAAGAAAAGTTTTCCTGACAAACCTAAATGCTATGAAtgtggtggaattggacatATTGCTGCTAACTGTGGTAACAGGAGATATAATTCACGTGGCGACAAAGCTTTAAAATCCACAtggagtgatagtgatgaaggATCTCAATCGGATTctgaagaggtaaatcttgctcttacttcttCCCTTAATATTGATTTATCCGATGAGTCTGATATTGAAGTTGAAGCTTTTGATGAGGAGACGAATGAAAAGTGTAAGCAATTGTACAATGCTTCAAAAATTGTTCTTaagaaaaatttcaaacttaaGGAAGAAATTGAGtcattaagaaaagaaaaaaatgaatctGAGCTaaattttgattcttgcttgAAAGAATGGGAAGAAGAGCGTACTGACCTTGttgataagattaaagttttgcagggtGAGGTCAAGTCTCAAGATTGGGACAAGGAACATGATGATCTTATTAACAAGATCAAAATCTTGCAGGTTGAAGTTAAGGCTCAGTCTACTCTAAATATTTCACTAacatttgaaaatgaaaaattgcaggatgagctatctaaagtcaaggaaagcttcaacaaaTTCTCTATAGGGTCGGAAAAGGTCTCTAGGATGATTGGCTTTGGTAAAGCTCATTCTAACAAAGAAGGATTAGGGTATGAAGGTGAGTCCTGCAAGCCCTTGACCTTTGTAAAAAGTCTGGATTGTGAAAATTCTTTGGGTCAGTCACAAACTTTAAATGACAATGATTCTGATACTAAGTTGCCCAgaagatcaaaaccaaatttAGACTTCCAAACCCATCAGAGAGTTGCTCAGGTAAGTTCTAACAAGCACACATGCGTGCATCAGCCCAGGTATGTTCACAACTCCAAAAGGTTCATTCCCACTTGTCATCACTGTGGTAAAATAGGGCACATTCGTCCTAGATGTAATTTGCTCCGCAGGGAATCTCAAAAATGCAGGAAACAGAAGGAACTCAGCTCTACAGCTTCTTTACAAGCTGAGTTGAAAGAACATCTGAAGTTGATAAACAGGATTGCAGTGCGTATTGCAATCCCCAAAGAGCAGAatttgaagcagaagcaaatttggattaaaaaaggttctAATAATTGTCTTTCTGCTCATATGGATAAACTTGATAACATGTTTGAACTTGCTTCTGTTCCTATTAAACACAAATTGGCTGATTCGGTTACTAAGTCCTTAGACACAGCTCGATTTGAATCTCTTAGAAGCGACATTGGTGGgtgctctaagtattga